The following DNA comes from Pomacea canaliculata isolate SZHN2017 linkage group LG10, ASM307304v1, whole genome shotgun sequence.
CACATTGTAAGCTTCCTGTCCAATGTACTCAATTTTTAGATGAGGCATTAGCCTGAGTTTTATTGTTAGTATTTTTTCTGAATCTTAATATTGCATAGCTCTTGCACTAACAAAAAcgaaagtaataaatataatgctaataataaaaataaaggtgagATTACCAAGGACAGACTAGTCAAGATTTCTGCTTTACACTTTTCAAGCACAACATTTAACGAGAACAAGAATTACTTGAGTACATCTACTTGTATCAGACACACTATAACGGAATCGCTTCAATCCCAGAGCGCAAGATGAGAACTTTGTTTTACAGCGGATTTGTGAAGTGTTTACCTGGTTTAGAAGTGAGCTGGTCAATCCCAACAAAGATGACAATGGAattgtaaccggactgaccgacacCTCTCGCTAGCACCCTATGCTACgccttagcgccaaatcagtccgtatCCTCTTTGtcgttccagggaagaggacggaagttccctaggagaattttcctgtctacgaaaattctggctctcgttagtcgggtgcgtagTCTAGTTTTTacctgcctcgcgttgtgttcttttttaccTATACCTATATCTTGCATGCACCCGAActtcagccgaccttggagtccaacaaaagaccctgctttactttttaaCTACACGTAAAGTGTCTTTACAGTCGGTGCGTCAGttccgccggaccttctcgtgtgttctcttctgctgctgtgtcacgactacatacacagggacagtaCACAAACCTCGCTCGCGTTCACACGGCAGACATGCgtacgacacactagcactcgctgacacTAAACGCTCACACGATTACTTACagttcaaagacataaatttatttacaatatatacaCATCTACCAATAAAACGACTACCAAACTTATACTAGCCTACCCACCTATCTAGccaaaacctaacacctaactccgtgggatgggacgctgagtgatgcgagccgctatttccagcggaccacagCGCCTTGCGGTactaaggtacttctcgctagctCAGTCTCAAAACGTTCTTCGCTTACTGCTTTACCAGCAGGACCAGTTCCCGTACCGAGAGAAAAGGCGCGGGCGCTGCCTTACGcccgcattttgtacagggcagcttgggtaccaCGTCACCCGCTGATGCTGCCCGTCTCGCGCTGCGCGCCTCTCGAtcgaccacgcgtggggtggaaggggatgtggggtggagggactagaCAATGTCAGCAGTACCGCTGACCTAaacagcgctcccgctacagAATAATTGCAGACAGATGggccaaaaatgttttttaacgTCCAAAACGCTTCGTATTCTTCCTGTGGAATATAAAGTAAACACATCCTTTCTATCAGCTTTACGAAGATTGGATAACATACcttcttgttttaaaagaatgcTCTCAGTAAATTCTATTGAAAACAGGTTACCATCTGCTATAGTAAACCGGTatgatacaaacaaaaataaactcctCTGGTGGTGACAAATGCAGATATATTCCTAGTTGGCAAAACTATGCTGTGCTAGTCTCTAGCTGGATCAGTAGAAAAGGGTCATGGTGGCGGGTAAATGTAGAAAATTCCACAGGAAAATCTCATTGCACTACCTACAGTGATACAGGGTACACTAGTAGGTGACTACGAGGTTTCTCAGTTCCCATAAATCATTGTTTCAGggaaatgttttacaaactAACCGCGGTAAAGCGACGATCACAGCGAAACACCAGGAGCACCACGTGAGGGCCGGGACCGGCAATGGCGACGCTCTTGGCAACCTCTCGCAGCACTTCCTCTTCCGGTCTGTGGGTGTCGCACAAGCCAGGTGTGTCTGTTACCTGCATGGTGATAACAAACGTGAAGGTTCCTGCTCTTAAAACAAGTGATGTTGTGGTGGGGCCAGACGTCAGGATTTACAATTCTATAATTCTCAGAAAttttgagcaaaaaaaaaaaaaaaaaagtaggcacagagagagagagaccaacaccaccaccaccaccaccaccacaacaaaagacaacaatgttcaaaatatatttcctaGTTTAGCTTTATCGAAGTTGATGTAAAGCAGACTGTTACTAAACCGTTTATTGCTCTCTGTGAGTCTAGAAATCAACTCACTGTCATTGTATCTACCGATGTAATTGTTATTACTTAATTTATCTTTTGACAACTTTAGCTTTGCCTGAACACCTTTTCAGAGACAGTTTCGTATATACTACTGCTCGTTTTTCTTTATCCTTCAGGTGGGAATACCGCATGCATAGGTctcatatttgaaaaaaatgtgaacttcTCCTATGTCTTActtgtaaacataattttatctgTATCTGTGCTCCATCAGCTCAAGAGAACTCATCTGTTTATAGACCTGTAGACACATGTCGTCCAGTTCTGCATGAGCATTCTGACACACTTCTGTACCAGACGACAGCCCTCGGCCGATCTCAAACTTATCTTCACCCAGAGGAGTGTTGCCAAGGGAGCTCTTGCCTGCACCGGTCTTGCCCAGGAGGACCACTCGGATCTCATTGGTATCACCTGCAAACAGGATGACGGAGAAAAACAAGGAAATCTTGTCATTCGTAAGGCCATGACCCTATTCCATGTGCCTTGTGACAATATATTTCAGTCATGATTTCGGTTTCACTAACTGAATTTTAATAGTCTAGAAAGTCCAATATGCTTTTTAGTACTTCATGCTGCAGACCACATGTATATTAAAGAGCGATCCTTGTCTTTAACTTAACATCTTGATTTACTAGGAAGGTGAATATAAAGACAAGTAGTTCATCCTTATTAAACAATAGAGATGACATTTAAAGATCAACATAAAATGATGGATACCTAGCTAACAAGcttatatatcaatatatatttaaagagaaagagagacagagagaggattACAATTGTTAAAAAGAAGCTCATAGAAACCTGCAGACATCTTTGCGTTTCCTCCTCTCTTCACTTAAGGATATTTGGACAAACACTGATCTCACCTGGTAATTACACAGAAATATGGACAATATACTGGACTGATGTCTTTCTCAAACACAAAGCATCCCATGATTCCCTCTAACATATGCACACAGCGATATGAACAAGTGAGTCATAAACTAGTGTGGGGTTCTGATCATCCGGAAAAACCCAATTATGAAACAGAAACAAGCGGAATTGGAATAAGTTCATCGTACGATCACAATATAAAGAGTACACATCAGACAACACACATTGCATATCAAACAACACGCTGTATAACCAACTACATGACCAACGGATGAGCCACTTTGAGTCTCTACTCACGATTCTTCAACTGTAGCGACTGTAGTCGATGTCGACGGCGTCAGAAGTAGAGCGATAACTCTAGTCATCGGCTGGCAAGGTCGTCAACAGCTGGCATGATTGACAGGCGAGACTCCATCCCCTTGCCTAGCGCTGGGGCTGTGCGGTTCGTAACTCTGTCTGTCTCTGGTACTTGGCCCTGTTAGGACAACTTTTAGTGAACTTCAGCAGCCACACACTGGATGCTGGGCTCTCGTGTAGAGCTGGTGAACCACACTGTTTCCTGGAATTACAGCTGACGTGTCGTTTCTAGAGACTGTTGCAGTGAAATAGAGGTAAAGGTCAAGGGTGAAGGCAGCTCTTCCACACCGACTGCTGGCTGCCTGAAAGTTCGAACCCAAAACTGCTCGTGTGGTTTCTCAAAAACTGGGAACATTTTCTGGTAAATGATTCTAACTCAGCTGGTGCAAATAGACAAGTATAAGGTGTTTCAAGATGTCTGCATGAACAGGCTTTgacttaataatacaaacatgGAATGCAAATAAAGTTTCCTTCCATCATTGTCTTTACAGTTCAGTCGATGTTGTACAGTCGTAAAATCACACTAAATCGATAGTTGAGCATAAAACTCTTAACTGTGCAGAGTTAATTACATACATGtattgattatatattttttatatatattcacGCAGTTACACGACCACGtaactttataaaaacaataataattattaataaagagGAGGTTAAAAAAGCTTAAATGAGACACAAAAACAGTCACATTAAAGCACAAAGACAGACAGGAAGATAAACAAACTAGAAAATAGAAGCACAGTCacgagacagacacacaaagctAGGAAGACACACaggaaaacaagaagacagaagCACAGACAGGAGATAGAAACATTCAAACACAGAgccagaacaaataaaaataatgaaagacgacaaatagaaaggaaaacataaaCAGACACTTTTGCTTGAGCTTGTAGACAACATCGAGAATGATAATTTTAAGTgcttattttttgaaacttgCTTTATTGCTTTATCAGAGGATGCAAGAAGTAACCTGAGACCAAACACTTCTGTACTTCTGTAGTGTGACATTTATAGAGCAGGACTTGCTGTGACACCCACTGTCTTATATtagtatatctatatatagctAGCACTTGACTTCTCTGTTTTAGCTGAGCACACTTTACAAGTTATAttattgggattaataaagctagtcatttttaaatttattataaagaGATAGTGTAATACATATGCCTTCAAATACAATACTCACACAAtatcaaatacataaaaacatttgctaAATACTACAATATAGAGAAACGACACACTCACACGCttacacacacgctctctctctctcacacacacacacaaaatatagtTTGGTAGTATTATAGTCCGCATAACATAGAGTAATAagaattttaactttttgttcCATACTCAAAGAGaggttgtaaaataaaaacaaacagaaaatctcCTAAtaactattaataataatctgaAGCCTGACAGTTTTAAATTGAAACATTCAAGAGGCAAAACTGATATTCGTCACTCGACATAAAAATTGATAGGTTACAGTAATCTCTCACAGCAATTAGTCAACTGCTTTTaccatttaatgtttattactTTGCCTGGTCTTAAGCATAATCATCTTATCCGCTGATGATTAGTTAATTTGTCATGAACATTCTTTGTCCCCGATTCTGTATTCTCACGAAGACAGAAAGACATGAGAAGTATAATGCTAACTTTTCATTCTGTAGTATtaactttcatattttcttacttAAGTGTAAagtaagaagaataaaaatattttaaaactttacatgGCGAAGAGAGCAAAAAACTTATGTACAACTTTGTCAAGTCCTAGAGTTCAAGTTCTGCTTATCAAACTGATTTTATTCACATATTTCCAAACTGATTATGACTTATTTAGACAGACTGCACCAgcacaccagcagcagcacctCTGTGCATCAAATGTGTGACAACATCAGATAAGTATTTACATAACAGAGCACTGCTTTTCTTGCATCAGTTTCAATCCCTTTTCAGATGCAATCTTAATGACTTGCTCAAACACTGGTTCGAGAGCTTTCCCTATGACCTTCACCCAGTTCTTCAAAATATCCAGGAGGACATTTTCTTCAACGATGTCCTGTCTGACGGTCCTGGTGGCGTCTGCTCGCGTGACGTTGTCCTGCTTCATGCGTCGCAGGATCATTGGCTCCACATCCCTGCCGATATCCTCACACAGCTTGTTACTGAAGTGCCGgccaccattttttttaatcagttccTTAAATGCAAAAGCAGGCTGACATAA
Coding sequences within:
- the LOC112574545 gene encoding GTPase IMAP family member 4-like gives rise to the protein MSAGDTNEIRVVLLGKTGAGKSSLGNTPLGEDKFEIGRGLSSGTEVCQNAHAELDDMCLQVTDTPGLCDTHRPEEEVLREVAKSVAIAGPGPHVVLLVFRCDRRFTAVSL